GAATCGTTGACGAAAACGACGCGGCCACGCTGCCCGACCGGCTGCATGCGGTGCTTCAATCCGCGAAACGAGGCGAGACCGGTGCGAATATCGTCGGCGGAAACCCCGACGGCAAGGCAGGCGGCGACGGCGGCTGCAGCATTCTGCGCATTATGGCTGCCGCGCAGCGTCTGGATGCCGTCGAGATCGGCGAAAGGCAGCATGGCGCCGCCGGCGGCCTGGATGAGTTTGGTGCCTTCGGCATAGATGCCATCGGCCAGCACGTTGCGGCGCGAAATACGCACCACCTTGACGCCTGCCCGCTCGACACGGTCGGCAATCAGCGCCGAATGGCTGTCGTCGACGCCGACGATCGCGACATCGCTACCGGCGACCAGCCTTTCCTTGATATCGGCATAATGCTGCATCGTGCCGTGACGGTCGAGATGATCGGGCGTCAGGTTGAGCAGGATGCCGGCAGACGGGTCCAGTGTCGGCGCCAGATCGATCTGGTAGGAGGAGCATTCGACGACGTAATAACGCTCGGCCTTCGGCGGCTCGAGCGTCAGCACCGCCGTGCCGATATTGCCGCCGAGCTGCGTGTCGTAGCCGGCGGATTTCAGGATATGGGCGATCAGCGCCGTCGTGGTCGACTTGCCGTTGGTACCGGTTATGGCGATGAAGGGGCAATCCGGCGCATGGGCACGGCGCTCGCGCACGAAGAGTTCGACGTCACCGACGATATCGACGCCGGCCGCCCGGGCAAGATCGACAGTCCAATGCGGCTTCGGATGGGTGAGCGGCACGCCGGGCGACATCACGAACAGCGCCTGCTGACTCCAGTCAATGTTGTGCAGGTCTTCCGTCCTGATGCCTTCGGCAGCGGCCTTGGCGACACTGTCGGGATTGTCGTCCCAGGCGGTCATCTCGGCACCGCCGGATATCAGCGCCCGGGCGGTGGCGAAACCGGAGCCGCCGAGCCCGAAGAGTGCGACCTTCCTGTCCTTGAGCGTCGTGACCGGGATCATCGCTGCCTCACCGGAGCTTCAGCGTCGAAAGGCCGAGCATGGCAAGGCCGACGGCGACGATCCAGAAGCGGATCACCACCTGGCTCTCCGTCCAGCCCTTCTTCTCGAAGTGATGATGGATCGGCGCCATCAGGAAGACACGCCGGCCGGTCATCTTGAAGAAACCGACCTGGATGATGACCGACAGCGTCTCGATGACGAAGAGGCCTCCGATGATCGCCATGACGATCTCGTGCTTGGTGGCGACGGCGACGGTGCCGATCGTGCCGCCGAGTGCCAGCGACCCCGTGTCGCCCATGAAGATGGCGGCCGGCGGTGCGTTGAACCAGAGAAAGCCGAGGCCGGCGCCGATGACGGCGCCGAGCACGACCGCGAGCTCGCCGGTGCCTGGCACGAAATTGATCTGCAGGTAATTCGCAAACACCACGTTGCCGGCGAGATAGGCGATGACGCCGAAGGAGGCAGCGGCGATCATCACAGGCACGATGGCAAGCCCGTCAAGGCCGTCGGTCAGGTTGACGGCATTGCCGGCGCCGACGATGACGAAGCCGCCGAAGACGACGAACATGATGCCGATATTGATCATGAAGTCCTTGAAGAAGGGAAAGGCGATCGAGGAGCCGAAGGTCGAGCCGGCAATCCCCGAAGCAAGGGCGGTGCGCATCATGAAATAGACGGCGATGCCGGCGATGACGAATTCGATACCGAGCCTCGCCTTGCCGGAAAAGCCCATGTGGCTCTGCTTCGTGACCTTGAGATAATCGTCGTAGAAGCCGATCGCGCCGAAGCCCAGCGTCACCAGCAATGTAGCGACGACATAGACATTGGAAAGATCGGCCCAGAGCAGCGACGCGCCGACGATGCCGGCAAGGATCATCAGCCCGCCCATGGTCGGCGTGCCGGCCTTCTTGAAATGCGTCTGCGGCCCGTCGGCGCGGATCGGCTGGCCCTTGCCCTGCCGAATGCGCAACGAATTGATGATCGTCGGCCCGAACAGGAAGACGATCAGCGCTGAGGTGAAGAGAGCGGCCCCCGTGCGGAAGGTAATATATCTGAACAGGTTCAGAAATTTGAAATATTCCGACAGTTCGACAAGCCAGATCAGCATTCAGGGCCCCTTGTTTACCCGATCAAAATTCGCGTTGCGTGTCGGCAAATGGCGGGAACTTGTCAAGGAGTGCGGCGACGATCTTGCCGAAACCGATGCCCAGAGACGATTTCACCATCAACACGTCGCCTGGCGCGACCGAGTTCAATACATAATCCGTCAATTCGTCCGTGTTCTCGCGATATTCGACATGGACGCTTTCCGGCAGCGATTCCTTGAGCGCAGCCATCTCGGCTCCTGCGAGCCACACATGTTCGATGCCGGCAGCAAGCAGCGGCACGGCAAGGTCGGTATGGACCTTTTGCGCATAGTCGCCCATCTCAAGCATGTCGCCGAGCACGGCGATACGGCGTCCGCGGCCGGTCGGCTCGGAGGCCGCCAGCAGCGCGATCGCCGCGCGCATCGAAGCCGGATTGGCATTGTAGCTCTCGTCGATCAGCGTGAAGCTGCCACCGCCGATGACAAGCCGGTGGCGCTTGCCTCTGCCCTTTTCCGGCCTCAGCGTCGCAAGCGTTTCGATCGCCTTCTGCATATCGGCGCCGACGATCCTGACGACGCCGAGCGCTGCGAGCGCATTCTCGGCGATATGGCGGCCCGGTGCGCCGAGCGCAACCTCCAGCGTCTCGCCGCCGACCGTCAGCCACAGCGTCGAATTCTCGTCGGAACCGTTGAATTCTGCGAGCCGGAATTCGGCCTTGGCATGCTGGCCGAAGGAATGGATATGCTCGATGCCGAGCGACTGCGCCGTGCGGTCGAGGAAATTGAACTGGTCGTTGTCGCGGTTGAGCACGACATGGCCGCCGGGTTCGAGCCCCTCGAAGATCTCGGCCTTGGCGGCGGCGATTTCCTTGATGTTCTTGAAATTGCCGAGATGCGCCGGCGCGATCGTCGTGATGACGGCGACATCGGGACGGATCATCGTCACCAGCGGCCGGATCTCACCGGGATGGTTCATTCCGACTTCGAAGACGCCGTAATCCGTATCCTCAGGCATGCGCGCCAGCGTCAGCGGCACACCCCAATGATTGTTGAAGGAGGCGA
The Rhizobium leguminosarum DNA segment above includes these coding regions:
- a CDS encoding UDP-N-acetylmuramoylalanyl-D-glutamyl-2,6-diaminopimelate--D-alanyl-D-alanine ligase gives rise to the protein MSWLWTTEDMIAAMAGRPFGTLPEGITGISIDSRSIAPGEAFFAIKGDRVDGHDYASMAMANGASLLVVSEARLPAMGRLTVPMIVVEDVLAALGRLGLASRERSRAQIIAVTGSVGKTTTKEMLRHVLSPSGKVHASVASFNNHWGVPLTLARMPEDTDYGVFEVGMNHPGEIRPLVTMIRPDVAVITTIAPAHLGNFKNIKEIAAAKAEIFEGLEPGGHVVLNRDNDQFNFLDRTAQSLGIEHIHSFGQHAKAEFRLAEFNGSDENSTLWLTVGGETLEVALGAPGRHIAENALAALGVVRIVGADMQKAIETLATLRPEKGRGKRHRLVIGGGSFTLIDESYNANPASMRAAIALLAASEPTGRGRRIAVLGDMLEMGDYAQKVHTDLAVPLLAAGIEHVWLAGAEMAALKESLPESVHVEYRENTDELTDYVLNSVAPGDVLMVKSSLGIGFGKIVAALLDKFPPFADTQREF
- the mraY gene encoding phospho-N-acetylmuramoyl-pentapeptide-transferase, with the protein product MLIWLVELSEYFKFLNLFRYITFRTGAALFTSALIVFLFGPTIINSLRIRQGKGQPIRADGPQTHFKKAGTPTMGGLMILAGIVGASLLWADLSNVYVVATLLVTLGFGAIGFYDDYLKVTKQSHMGFSGKARLGIEFVIAGIAVYFMMRTALASGIAGSTFGSSIAFPFFKDFMINIGIMFVVFGGFVIVGAGNAVNLTDGLDGLAIVPVMIAAASFGVIAYLAGNVVFANYLQINFVPGTGELAVVLGAVIGAGLGFLWFNAPPAAIFMGDTGSLALGGTIGTVAVATKHEIVMAIIGGLFVIETLSVIIQVGFFKMTGRRVFLMAPIHHHFEKKGWTESQVVIRFWIVAVGLAMLGLSTLKLR
- the murD gene encoding UDP-N-acetylmuramoyl-L-alanine--D-glutamate ligase, which codes for MIPVTTLKDRKVALFGLGGSGFATARALISGGAEMTAWDDNPDSVAKAAAEGIRTEDLHNIDWSQQALFVMSPGVPLTHPKPHWTVDLARAAGVDIVGDVELFVRERRAHAPDCPFIAITGTNGKSTTTALIAHILKSAGYDTQLGGNIGTAVLTLEPPKAERYYVVECSSYQIDLAPTLDPSAGILLNLTPDHLDRHGTMQHYADIKERLVAGSDVAIVGVDDSHSALIADRVERAGVKVVRISRRNVLADGIYAEGTKLIQAAGGAMLPFADLDGIQTLRGSHNAQNAAAAVAACLAVGVSADDIRTGLASFRGLKHRMQPVGQRGRVVFVNDSKATNADAAAPALSSYDRIYWIAGGLPKAGGITTLAPYFPRIAKAYLIGEAAAEFAATLGEAVPYEISGTLERAVAHAAADAERDESAASAVMLSPACASFDQYKNFEVRGEAFVGHVAALDGIAMLIGPATGEK